In the genome of Chrysoperla carnea chromosome 5, inChrCarn1.1, whole genome shotgun sequence, the window ATCAAATCAAATccctaaaaatgtaaaacaaacaTCAAATTCTTCGGCATCGACACCGATtgttaataaatcaaaacaaaataaaaacgcaAGAAAAAACCAAAATTCTTCGACATcttcaacaaatattaataaaccaaAACATTCTACAAAAACACGTTCGAGTTCTGGACCAGGACTCCCTTTACCACCCGCAAATTTTCATCCAATGAAATCATTCTCCGAAATGTTTGCATCTGGACAATCAACTCAATTTACAGAGCGTCGTAGTACGGGAGCCATTAAAAAGATCCCACCGAAGAGTCCTGGCGAATTAGAATTTGAGCGTATTGTAAATCTTATTAATACGGGTGTCAAAGTGGTCGTTTTATTGCGTGGTTTACCTGGCAGCGGTAAAACTCATTTAGCTCacttaatatttgataaaactgtGAAATCTTGCGGCGAAACAAAACCAGAGTATCATATCTTTTCAACGGATACATATTTTGAATGGTTGGGTGGTCGAAAAGGTTATCAATTTGATCCAACACGTTTAACTGAGGCACATGAATGGAATCGTAAACGATTTTGTGAGGCATTAAATCGTGGTATTAGTCCGGTTATTGTGGATAATACAAACACTATGGCTTGGGAAATGCATTCATATGTTATTGaaggtaatttattttaaaattaaagttaccaATTCAGAGCGTTAAATTCAGAATGTTTGAGTCCGAAACCCTGGATCCATCTATTCTGGGAGAGATCCCGATGGAGAAGCTGTAGACTTTCTGCGTGGCTTTCATATTGTCTTCGGGTGACAAGTCGTTCCCAAGGAGGACACAGAGGACTCTTGATCTAGATGCTAGGGACCCATTTGTGGTACCCctctttctttttataattattattgttaatacagctaaaaatctgttttttgtgtgtatatagGAATGAAATTGGGCTACGTTATTGAGGTTCTCGAACCGTTCACACCGTGGgcatttaaaaacaatgaattaGCTAGACGAAATATCCATAACGTACCACAAGCAAAAATCACAGCGATGAATGAACGTTATGAACATGCGCGTTTAAATGGCGCACGTCTTATAGGCGTTTTCAATTTACAATATGAAGACAATAATAAACCCCCACAATTACGACTATTTCCAAAAACTGATGAAGATAGTACTACTGCCAGTGATAGTAGCTCAGAAGATTCGAGTGGCGAAGAAAATGACGATAAAAGTGAAGACTTATTCATAAAATAcagatatttatgtaatattttcccaaaattaaaaattcattacttaaaagaaatcattaaaaatggATCATTAGATCCATTATGGGATTTTCTAAAATCATTGAATCTTCAATATGAAAGTGGAGATATGAAATGTTTATTAGACGTCGAAACGGATCAATCTGAAAAACAATCGGATGAAAATACTTCAAAACATCGTTATTCACGTgaagaattattaaatatacttcCATCAGATTTACGAGTGAAACTTCAACACATTTTAGATGGAATCAAAGGACAACGTTCGCGTCGAAGACGTCGTACCGAATCAAATACAACCGAAACATCATCTAGAAACGATGAAGAAGATAATGTGGAAGAAAATGATGATAGTGAATTAATTGATTGGACCAGTGAATggaatattgatgaaaatattacaaaagttGATGATGATGAAACAAACCTTATCAGCGCATATTCATTACTTGATCTTGACGatcaatttatcaataatttaccGGTGactgaaatacaaaaaattagtgATAACgataaaaatcaattagttGAAATCGAAGATAATAATAGTTCGGATAAAACATTCTCGTTACcaacatttaaaaacttttttaatttcttgacgCCTAAACCAATCGTACCGTCTCAACAAACCTCGTCTATTACAACACTTGAAGAACTTCTTCAGAGTCCAACCGTAACAAATGCTTCCACCATGACTAACATGAATACGTTTATAATTACAAATGGTAGTATAAAATTAAACGATCCAGattgttatattttagaaaCACATAGTCGTGATATATCAGCAGGATGTCCAAATGTGACCGTAGAAAAACCACCaccgaaaatattaaaattagataaaagttCTATGACACACGAAGATAATTTCCTAGAAGAAACACGCTCACAAGATGATGTTAATAAGAATTTAATCGAATTAGTTGCAATGTTTccaaaaattcgtaaaaattttatacgggatatttatgataaatgtCACGGTGATTTTTATTGGGCAGTTGAATTACTTTTGGATACACCTGTTGATGAGGATACAAAAATTGAAGATTCATCTTCGTCGGAAGACGAGGAAATTGAAGAGTCCCCTGAAATTGAAGAGGAAAAATGTTCAGTAATTGAACATGATAAagtaactttttcaaataaaaaaattcatccgGACGATGTTATCAGAGTAAAAAAACAAGTCGAAGAACAATTTGTAATCGATGATTCTCATTATTCAGAGCATTGTTTAAAAATACGACGTTTCCGACATGGAGAATTACCGCCAGCTGGAGATGACGCCGTTGCTAAGCAACGAAGTATTTCAGAGACTTCAGTGAACGAGAGTGATGATGAAACCGATTCAAATGAAACGGAAGATAGTATGGAAGACGATGAATGTTTAGAAATGACATTAGGTTTTGAATTTGTTAATCGTTTAGATTCAGTATTTGGTAAAGAGAATCCCAGTTATCCAGAAGGTTTACAACCAGTAATTCAAGTCCCTAAAGCAATTGCACAACAATTACATTTACTTTGGCTAGAATCGTATTATCAACAGGTATGTGCACATGAAGAACGTTGGGAACAAATGTTAAAAGAAGATGAAGAATTCGCTCGAAAGTTACAAGAACAAGAAACCGAATTATCAGCGAGTGGTAGTCAACCGCAAGTACCATCGatacaagaaattttaaatatggaaattgatttggaaattGCAAAACGTGGTAGCGAAACAAATGAAAGTTACGAGGATTTAGCGTCAcgattaacaaaacaaaaattgtatgaaatgtTCTCAGGGATCCCACAGGAAACGGTTAAtgatattttagataattttaataataaatatgctgAAACagtgaattatttaattggtaTTATGGGTGATTCAAGTAGTAGTGGCGGAAATCATGAAGGAATTGGAAGTATGTTTAATGaggaaaatttatcaaatcaaGAGAAACAACTTATTGAACAAGCGAAATTAGCTAGTTTgcaggtaaaaatttttttatttccacatTTGATTACAGGGTTTTTATGCGAACAGCCACAcacttgtatatttaaaaactccctacaaatgcggttttttccttcgtattttattcctatttttatttgtaaactcCAAACTAAagcaattttcttgaaacatagctaagaacaagaTTTAGTTTTgagtatattgaattttttcagaTTGTCGATACCGAACATCGACCAATGATTGTAGTACGTGAATCAGCGCCAACATCATCTTCTCGACAACAATCACCATCTCAAcagacacaaaataaatatggtgATGCCGAATACT includes:
- the LOC123301762 gene encoding uncharacterized protein LOC123301762; this encodes MDSRKNNNKGKPQNHSNVRNKGLSKDRLKALQEMFGPMGISNNFINQVAQAHNYDVSQTASYLLAYADRMSKVKSQPINSPTTKQNVGNTSSTSNQIPKNVKQTSNSSASTPIVNKSKQNKNARKNQNSSTSSTNINKPKHSTKTRSSSGPGLPLPPANFHPMKSFSEMFASGQSTQFTERRSTGAIKKIPPKSPGELEFERIVNLINTGVKVVVLLRGLPGSGKTHLAHLIFDKTVKSCGETKPEYHIFSTDTYFEWLGGRKGYQFDPTRLTEAHEWNRKRFCEALNRGISPVIVDNTNTMAWEMHSYVIEGMKLGYVIEVLEPFTPWAFKNNELARRNIHNVPQAKITAMNERYEHARLNGARLIGVFNLQYEDNNKPPQLRLFPKTDEDSTTASDSSSEDSSGEENDDKSEDLFIKYRYLCNIFPKLKIHYLKEIIKNGSLDPLWDFLKSLNLQYESGDMKCLLDVETDQSEKQSDENTSKHRYSREELLNILPSDLRVKLQHILDGIKGQRSRRRRRTESNTTETSSRNDEEDNVEENDDSELIDWTSEWNIDENITKVDDDETNLISAYSLLDLDDQFINNLPVTEIQKISDNDKNQLVEIEDNNSSDKTFSLPTFKNFFNFLTPKPIVPSQQTSSITTLEELLQSPTVTNASTMTNMNTFIITNGSIKLNDPDCYILETHSRDISAGCPNVTVEKPPPKILKLDKSSMTHEDNFLEETRSQDDVNKNLIELVAMFPKIRKNFIRDIYDKCHGDFYWAVELLLDTPVDEDTKIEDSSSSEDEEIEESPEIEEEKCSVIEHDKVTFSNKKIHPDDVIRVKKQVEEQFVIDDSHYSEHCLKIRRFRHGELPPAGDDAVAKQRSISETSVNESDDETDSNETEDSMEDDECLEMTLGFEFVNRLDSVFGKENPSYPEGLQPVIQVPKAIAQQLHLLWLESYYQQVCAHEERWEQMLKEDEEFARKLQEQETELSASGSQPQVPSIQEILNMEIDLEIAKRGSETNESYEDLASRLTKQKLYEMFSGIPQETVNDILDNFNNKYAETVNYLIGIMGDSSSSGGNHEGIGSMFNEENLSNQEKQLIEQAKLASLQIVDTEHRPMIVVRESAPTSSSRQQSPSQQTQNKYGDAEYYREIGQQELRLRNECLEKARNMYLRGLTSAALYYSELAQVHKNKYEQANQSAAIYFVNSHSQQHNNNNTLLDLHYLYVSEALQVLDLFIDNHISQLQNTNKKCITLNLITGRGARSAGGRARVKPAVLRRLKQRHLKYHFINPGLLKFKLRHYDVMTNSLK